From one Trueperella pyogenes genomic stretch:
- a CDS encoding LacI family DNA-binding transcriptional regulator — translation MSKVTMRHVAEKAGVSISTVSLALRNDERISLETRQAIHDIAREMHYQRDITGTLLRTDKPRILGIVGQLSQELHAEYVDRIHKLASGANFQLIAQDAGVYGGYEGAFSRLAQLRVRNVIAINPCFSAPVTIAVAPSVVIGQTSPFPESDLVRSTNNQGMSECFEHLAQLGHKRALYLDGPAGISATFRRDAMQNAAAANRLVVDVLAAGNTMDDGFKVGRQLAESGTLPATPRRGVPSSNGPTALICYNDQCAQGAIIALNRVGLSVPIDISVVGFDNSSIARSTAFDLTSIDRGVGEVSSLAFSLSIERQMGSKVSPKVAEVPTHLVIRSSTSSARNS, via the coding sequence ATGAGCAAAGTAACTATGCGTCACGTTGCCGAGAAAGCTGGTGTGTCTATCTCGACCGTTTCTCTGGCGCTGCGCAACGACGAGCGGATATCCCTGGAAACGCGCCAAGCAATCCATGATATTGCACGCGAAATGCACTATCAGCGCGATATTACTGGAACACTGTTGCGTACCGACAAGCCCCGGATTCTCGGAATCGTTGGGCAGTTGAGCCAAGAATTGCATGCCGAATATGTTGATCGCATACACAAGCTGGCAAGTGGAGCCAATTTCCAACTAATCGCTCAAGATGCGGGCGTATATGGAGGTTACGAGGGTGCGTTTAGTCGGCTTGCGCAACTGCGCGTAAGAAACGTCATCGCAATCAACCCATGCTTTTCCGCCCCGGTAACAATTGCTGTTGCACCCTCAGTAGTAATCGGGCAGACATCGCCTTTTCCTGAATCTGATCTTGTACGTTCAACTAATAACCAAGGTATGTCAGAGTGCTTTGAACATTTAGCTCAATTGGGTCATAAACGCGCCCTGTACCTCGACGGTCCAGCTGGCATTTCCGCGACATTCCGCCGCGATGCCATGCAAAATGCTGCGGCGGCAAACAGACTCGTAGTGGATGTTTTAGCTGCGGGTAACACCATGGATGATGGCTTCAAAGTAGGGCGGCAGCTGGCCGAAAGTGGGACGCTTCCCGCAACGCCGAGGCGAGGCGTGCCTTCCAGCAATGGGCCAACGGCATTGATCTGCTATAACGACCAGTGCGCGCAAGGTGCCATAATCGCGCTAAATAGAGTCGGCCTTTCGGTTCCAATAGATATATCTGTAGTAGGTTTCGACAATTCCTCAATCGCAAGATCAACGGCATTTGACTTAACAAGCATCGATAGAGGTGTAGGCGAAGTCTCCTCTCTGGCGTTCAGCCTGTCAATTGAACGCCAGATGGGATCGAAAGTATCGCCTAAAGTTGCCGAAGTGCCAACGCATCTAGTCATCCGCAGTTCTACGTCATCAGCCAGAAATAGCTAG
- a CDS encoding zinc-binding dehydrogenase, giving the protein MYTHIPVAMRAAVLRDPNVGLQIETIKTPRPREGEVLIKVIACGMCHSDLHVIGGKIAFPLPCVLGHEVTGEIVELGSNNEHTGLRVGQRVSGAFLMPCGQCDYCAQGRDDLCAPFFDLNRLKGQLYDGETRLYGVDGEPIAMYSMGGLAQYCVIPSTSVAVLDDSMDMVAGSILGCAALTGYGAVRRGANLKYGETVAVVATGGIGSNIIQVAKAFGAAKIIAIDVADDKLEAARRLGATDVVNSTTQDVREAVFALTGGRGVDVAFEALGRSETWASALDCLRDGGRMVPIGLGAGVQTAGVEINRTVRRSQSILGSYGARTRQDLPAVIKMASAGRIDYRSIVTQKFSLDDAGKGYELLSQGKIQGRAVVDMSL; this is encoded by the coding sequence ATGTACACACATATTCCTGTAGCAATGAGAGCGGCAGTTCTTCGCGACCCAAATGTTGGCCTGCAAATCGAAACGATCAAGACACCGCGCCCGCGTGAAGGAGAAGTTCTCATCAAAGTCATCGCGTGCGGCATGTGCCATTCAGACCTGCACGTCATTGGCGGAAAGATTGCGTTCCCGCTTCCCTGCGTGCTCGGCCACGAAGTGACCGGAGAAATCGTTGAGCTCGGTTCGAATAACGAACACACCGGCCTGCGCGTCGGCCAGCGCGTGTCCGGCGCCTTCCTCATGCCCTGCGGCCAGTGCGACTACTGCGCCCAAGGGCGGGACGACCTGTGTGCCCCGTTTTTCGACCTGAACCGCCTCAAGGGCCAGCTTTACGACGGCGAAACCCGGCTCTACGGCGTCGACGGCGAACCGATTGCCATGTACTCCATGGGAGGTTTGGCGCAATACTGCGTCATCCCTTCTACGTCGGTGGCCGTCCTCGACGATTCGATGGACATGGTCGCTGGTTCGATCTTAGGCTGCGCTGCGCTGACTGGTTACGGCGCGGTTCGCCGAGGAGCAAACCTGAAGTACGGCGAGACGGTCGCGGTTGTCGCCACGGGAGGTATCGGCTCGAACATCATCCAGGTCGCAAAAGCCTTTGGAGCGGCGAAAATCATCGCGATCGACGTCGCGGACGACAAGCTTGAGGCAGCTCGCCGGCTCGGCGCCACCGACGTCGTCAACTCCACCACACAAGACGTTCGCGAGGCCGTCTTTGCCCTCACAGGCGGACGCGGAGTGGACGTCGCATTCGAGGCGCTCGGTCGGTCCGAAACCTGGGCAAGCGCCCTCGACTGCCTGCGCGACGGTGGCCGAATGGTACCGATCGGTCTGGGCGCCGGCGTGCAAACAGCGGGCGTGGAAATCAACCGTACCGTGCGCCGGTCGCAGTCAATTCTCGGTTCGTACGGAGCGCGCACTCGCCAGGATCTGCCAGCCGTCATCAAGATGGCCTCTGCGGGGCGCATCGATTACCGCAGCATCGTCACGCAAAAGTTCTCCCTCGACGACGCCGGCAAAGGCTACGAGCTTCTTTCTCAAGGGAAGATCCAAGGCCGCGCGGTCGTCGATATGTCTCTCTAA
- a CDS encoding MptD family putative ECF transporter S component: protein MKSKILPIGPRDLVTIGVFGALSLLIFFVVGGIAGLTVVGTVANIPIVCLFTSMVYLLLAVKVKKPGTFLIMGTINVLPGLMAANVLGVVGSIAGWALAEVVATRIGYTNKKGLIAAYVIGCTLQSALFTLPMYLSAAHYLSERQEILRLTDEAMAEFVALFTGPMYIGMVALTTVTSLVGALVSLKIVRKHFEKAGLV from the coding sequence ATGAAAAGCAAAATCTTACCTATCGGCCCCCGTGACCTGGTAACGATCGGAGTTTTTGGGGCGCTATCGCTCCTCATCTTCTTCGTAGTTGGAGGGATTGCAGGGCTGACCGTCGTGGGAACGGTCGCCAACATACCTATAGTCTGTCTCTTTACCTCGATGGTCTACCTACTACTTGCCGTGAAGGTTAAAAAGCCAGGGACCTTTCTCATCATGGGAACTATAAATGTGCTGCCCGGCCTGATGGCCGCAAACGTCCTCGGCGTCGTCGGAAGTATCGCGGGATGGGCTCTAGCAGAGGTGGTCGCCACCCGAATCGGGTATACAAACAAGAAAGGCCTAATCGCAGCCTACGTTATCGGCTGTACATTACAGTCGGCGCTTTTCACTCTTCCCATGTATCTCTCAGCCGCACATTATCTCTCGGAACGCCAGGAGATCCTGCGGCTCACCGACGAAGCGATGGCAGAGTTTGTCGCATTGTTTACCGGCCCGATGTACATAGGTATGGTCGCCCTTACTACCGTGACGAGCTTGGTGGGCGCGTTGGTCTCGCTGAAGATCGTGAGGAAGCACTTCGAGAAGGCGGGGCTCGTCTAG
- a CDS encoding energy-coupling factor transporter transmembrane component T family protein, producing MGRPYGRIDPRTALLSTCLLGIAAILANRPEAAHTAFVIGALYAFTVGAWRPGIALSAAYVLIAVGMSFTERLGSTTLVVAVVMLSYMAQKIVVLALLGISLSKLASMRDLLTALQSMRTPQAVLIPCMVILRFFPTIWKDTSNLIESLKTRRILVGRGYILRHPALTCELIAIPLLMRCLRVSDELAASALARGLGAEPRPTILQPLSFGPRDAVAAVLTLLTTGALMWLQFGAQ from the coding sequence ATGGGACGCCCATACGGACGCATAGACCCACGAACAGCCCTACTTTCCACCTGTCTTCTGGGCATTGCCGCTATACTTGCCAACCGGCCGGAGGCAGCCCATACTGCATTTGTTATCGGGGCTCTATATGCGTTTACCGTCGGAGCCTGGCGACCTGGCATCGCCTTGTCTGCCGCCTATGTCCTCATCGCAGTAGGCATGTCCTTCACCGAGAGGTTAGGCAGTACGACACTGGTGGTCGCCGTCGTCATGCTGAGTTACATGGCTCAAAAAATTGTGGTGCTAGCGCTCTTAGGGATCTCCCTTTCCAAATTGGCCTCAATGCGGGATTTGCTAACCGCGCTGCAGTCCATGAGAACGCCGCAGGCAGTCCTTATTCCGTGTATGGTCATCCTGCGCTTTTTCCCCACTATATGGAAGGATACCTCGAATCTTATAGAAAGCCTGAAAACGCGGCGCATACTGGTTGGCAGAGGATACATCCTCAGACACCCGGCTCTCACATGCGAACTCATAGCGATACCCCTCCTCATGAGGTGCCTAAGGGTATCCGACGAGCTAGCGGCGTCTGCACTCGCCCGCGGTTTGGGCGCCGAACCCCGGCCGACGATACTACAACCCCTCAGTTTTGGACCGAGAGACGCTGTTGCGGCCGTCCTGACGCTCCTGACAACTGGGGCACTTATGTGGCTTCAATTCGGGGCGCAGTAA